Genomic window (Prosthecochloris aestuarii DSM 271):
ATTTCACTCCGGTATGTACAACTGAATTTGTGGCTTTCCAGGAGAGAGTTGACGCATTCAACGAAATCGGCTGCAAGCTCATCGGCATGAGCGTCGATCAGGTATTCTCTCATATCAAATGGGTAGAATGGATCAAGGAAAACCTCGACGTAGAGATCACCTTCCCGATTGTTGCCGCCAACGACCGAATCGCCAGCCAGCTCGGTATGCTGCACCCCGGCAAAGGCACCAATACGGTACGCGCAGTCTTTGTTGGCGATCCGGATGGAAAGGTTCGCCTGGTGCTTTACTACCCGCAGGAAATCGGCCGTAACATGGACGAAATTCTTCGTGCGGTCAAGGCGCTTCAGA
Coding sequences:
- a CDS encoding peroxiredoxin, which translates into the protein MSQAFDDEMYFEMSMPLLGDDFPELKVQTTHGPMNIPGDLKGSWFVLFSHPADFTPVCTTEFVAFQERVDAFNEIGCKLIGMSVDQVFSHIKWVEWIKENLDVEITFPIVAANDRIASQLGMLHPGKGTNTVRAVFVGDPDGKVRLVLYYPQEIGRNMDEILRAVKALQISDKNKVAIPADWPNNTILKDRVIIPPANNIEDAKKRPEQYDCYDWWFCHKPLDK